One Desulfonatronum sp. SC1 genomic region harbors:
- a CDS encoding hydrogenase small subunit: protein MKFSVGLARDEAEKRLACRGVNRRDFMKFCAAVAAAMGMEASFAKQVAAALTDPRRPSVVYFHFAECTGCSMAVVRTVNPYIDELILDTISLDYHETLMAAAGDPAEAALEQAVTSPHGFIAVVEGAIPTKDNGVYGMVGGHTMLEMAQKYLPQAQAVIAIGACATFGGVQAANPNPTEAMGVNELMEHLGLPTRAINIAGCPPSPYNFVGTVVHLLTKGMPELDRLNRPKLFYGESVHELCERLDHFFNYEFAPSFDSEEARKGWCLYEVGCKGPDTYNNCPKVKFNETNWPVQAGHPCIGCSEPKFWDQLSPFYKPV from the coding sequence ATGAAATTCAGTGTTGGCTTGGCCAGAGACGAAGCCGAAAAACGGCTCGCGTGTCGTGGCGTCAATCGTCGCGATTTCATGAAGTTCTGTGCCGCGGTGGCAGCGGCCATGGGCATGGAGGCCTCGTTCGCCAAACAAGTCGCGGCCGCGCTCACTGATCCGCGCCGCCCGTCCGTGGTGTATTTCCACTTCGCTGAATGCACCGGTTGCTCCATGGCCGTGGTGCGCACGGTCAATCCCTACATCGACGAACTGATCCTGGACACCATTTCCCTGGACTATCACGAAACCCTGATGGCCGCGGCCGGCGATCCGGCTGAAGCCGCCCTGGAGCAGGCCGTCACCTCGCCCCACGGGTTCATCGCCGTGGTGGAAGGCGCGATTCCGACCAAGGACAACGGCGTTTACGGCATGGTCGGCGGACACACCATGCTGGAAATGGCCCAAAAGTACCTGCCCCAGGCCCAGGCCGTCATCGCCATCGGCGCCTGCGCGACCTTCGGCGGCGTCCAGGCCGCGAACCCCAATCCCACGGAAGCCATGGGCGTGAACGAATTGATGGAACACCTCGGACTGCCGACCCGGGCCATCAACATCGCCGGCTGTCCCCCCAGTCCCTACAACTTCGTCGGGACCGTGGTGCATCTGCTGACCAAGGGCATGCCGGAGCTGGATCGCCTGAATCGCCCGAAATTGTTCTACGGCGAATCGGTCCATGAACTCTGTGAACGACTGGATCATTTCTTCAACTACGAGTTCGCTCCGTCCTTCGACTCCGAAGAGGCCAGAAAAGGCTGGTGTCTGTATGAGGTCGGCTGCAAGGGACCGGACACCTACAACAACTGTCCCAAGGTCAAGTTCAACGAAACCAACTGGCCCGTGCAGGCCGGTCATCCTTGCATCGGCTGCAGCGAGCCGAAGTTTTGGGATCAGCTCAGTCCGTTCTACAAACCGGTTTAG
- a CDS encoding NAD(P)-dependent oxidoreductase, whose translation MKILANDGLADEALYYLSQEGFEVDTVKRDPDQLLADIAEFDALIVRSATKVTRQVIEVGAGNGAKLKIVGRGGVGTDNIDKEAAREYGVIVKFAPNGNTNAAAEHALGLMFAVARRVPFAHCSLKAGHWYKKAFMGSELMGKTLGVIGCGRIGQALAVKAKALGMRVIGVDVYHAMDSEVEYVDTKAELLERSDFVSLHTGGTDVVIGDAELSMMKPSAYLINASRGKNVSEKALYDALKSNRIAGAALDCYEVEPKREGEPFLSRLRGLENIIFSAHLGASTRNAVRRTSLEISEVVVSYLRRGDFQSSVNVGETVEEEGKRIYTIFITHEDKPGMFGKIATTLGNLGINIRENNSRELNNLVQTVYIIHQPPTNELADALRAIEGIRRVAY comes from the coding sequence ATGAAAATTCTGGCCAATGACGGATTGGCGGACGAGGCTCTCTACTATCTTTCGCAAGAAGGCTTCGAGGTGGATACGGTCAAACGCGACCCGGACCAACTCCTGGCGGACATCGCGGAATTTGACGCGCTCATCGTGCGCAGCGCCACAAAGGTCACTCGGCAGGTCATCGAGGTCGGCGCCGGAAACGGGGCCAAGCTGAAGATCGTCGGTCGCGGCGGCGTGGGCACGGACAATATCGACAAGGAAGCAGCCAGGGAATACGGCGTGATCGTCAAGTTCGCGCCCAACGGGAACACTAATGCAGCCGCGGAGCACGCCTTGGGACTGATGTTCGCCGTGGCCCGCAGGGTGCCCTTTGCCCACTGCTCCCTGAAGGCCGGGCACTGGTACAAGAAGGCGTTCATGGGCAGTGAACTGATGGGCAAAACCCTGGGCGTCATCGGTTGCGGCCGCATCGGCCAGGCTCTGGCGGTCAAGGCCAAGGCCCTGGGCATGCGCGTTATCGGGGTGGACGTCTATCACGCCATGGATTCCGAAGTGGAATATGTGGATACCAAGGCCGAACTGCTGGAAAGGTCCGACTTCGTCAGCCTGCATACCGGGGGCACGGACGTGGTTATCGGCGATGCCGAACTGTCCATGATGAAGCCCTCCGCCTATTTGATCAACGCCTCCCGGGGCAAAAACGTCTCTGAAAAAGCGCTCTACGACGCCTTGAAAAGCAACCGCATCGCCGGGGCGGCCCTGGACTGCTACGAGGTGGAGCCCAAGCGGGAGGGGGAGCCCTTTCTGAGCCGGCTGCGCGGACTGGAGAACATCATTTTCAGCGCCCACCTGGGCGCCAGCACCCGCAACGCGGTGCGCCGCACCAGCCTGGAAATCAGCGAGGTCGTGGTCAGCTATCTGCGCCGGGGCGACTTCCAGAGCTCGGTCAACGTCGGGGAAACCGTTGAGGAAGAGGGCAAACGCATCTACACGATCTTCATCACCCACGAGGACAAACCGGGCATGTTCGGGAAGATCGCCACCACCCTGGGCAACCTGGGCATCAATATCCGGGAGAACAATTCCCGCGAACTGAACAATCTGGTCCAAACCGTCTACATCATCCACCAGCCCCCCACCAACGAGCTTGCGGACGCGCTGCGAGCCATCGAAGGCATCAGGCGGGTCGCCTATTAA
- a CDS encoding alanine--glyoxylate aminotransferase family protein, whose product MHHSDFAPLKLFITGPTYIREEVKQAALLPEFGHRDAENNKRFAPIIANLKTLAGLPADTDYQVVIYNGSGSTAMESSIRSLVAADDVVLNVSVGAFGDLYHKMAVVNGKKAEQLRFEPGRAMDLAVLEQRLRKTSPQVVTITHNETSTGVTNDTVAACALIRAHGALPLVDGVSIFGGAPSEINEARPTMYCTATQKSLGLPAGFGIAFIGPDAFAKAEKVEFRGHSSDILGQLGRASKAQTLTTPNGTLANQMFVQLDHIVHREGVQNRFNRHIRMRDMVHAWVDAQDGFELFAQSGHRSPTLTAVRCPLGMSPKDLKALKETMRSKGYLFDPGYGKLNDSLAAEGKAAVFRIGHMGDITPEMLETYLYDLQNALLGR is encoded by the coding sequence ATGCATCACTCTGATTTTGCCCCCTTGAAACTGTTCATCACCGGCCCCACGTATATTCGGGAAGAGGTGAAGCAGGCTGCCCTGCTGCCGGAATTCGGCCACCGCGACGCGGAGAACAATAAGCGGTTCGCCCCGATTATTGCCAATCTCAAGACCTTGGCCGGGCTGCCCGCCGACACGGATTACCAGGTTGTCATCTACAACGGTTCGGGCTCCACGGCCATGGAATCGTCCATCCGCTCGCTTGTCGCCGCGGACGACGTGGTCCTGAACGTATCCGTGGGCGCCTTTGGCGATCTGTATCACAAGATGGCCGTGGTCAACGGCAAGAAGGCCGAGCAACTCCGCTTCGAGCCGGGCCGGGCCATGGATTTGGCGGTCTTGGAACAACGCCTGCGGAAAACCAGCCCCCAGGTGGTGACCATCACCCACAACGAGACCTCCACCGGCGTGACCAACGACACCGTGGCGGCCTGCGCTCTGATCCGCGCCCACGGGGCGCTGCCCCTGGTGGACGGGGTATCCATTTTCGGCGGAGCGCCCAGCGAAATCAACGAGGCCCGGCCGACCATGTACTGCACCGCCACCCAGAAATCCCTGGGACTGCCCGCCGGTTTCGGGATCGCCTTCATCGGCCCTGATGCCTTTGCCAAGGCCGAAAAGGTGGAGTTCCGAGGCCATTCGTCGGACATCCTGGGCCAGCTTGGGCGCGCTTCCAAGGCCCAAACGCTGACCACCCCCAACGGCACCCTGGCCAACCAGATGTTCGTCCAACTCGATCATATCGTCCACCGCGAGGGCGTGCAAAACCGTTTCAACCGCCACATCAGGATGCGGGACATGGTGCATGCCTGGGTTGACGCACAGGACGGCTTCGAGCTGTTCGCCCAATCCGGGCACCGATCGCCCACCCTGACCGCGGTACGATGCCCCCTGGGCATGTCCCCCAAGGATCTGAAGGCGCTCAAGGAAACCATGCGCTCCAAGGGCTACCTGTTTGATCCCGGTTACGGCAAACTGAATGACTCCCTGGCGGCCGAGGGCAAGGCCGCCGTGTTCCGTATCGGGCACATGGGCGACATCACGCCGGAGATGCTCGAAACCTATCTGTACGACCTGCAAAATGCCTTACTCGGGAGGTAG
- a CDS encoding sugar phosphate isomerase/epimerase: protein MNHFPALAFTADASDPASRLRWVSEQAEAVEFSPDPERLDRLPEMVRPFLTAGLSVRYHTRYFEHELGHADPVRAGQALEAHVRTLRAMSGLGEPAVTVHTGLDPHQPAHEPTFVENLARLVECGRGLGIKVCLENLRRGPSSDPANVLRWAKASGAMITLDVGHALGSEAALSGRCPAERFVDIFADRLFAVHIYGREDDQGHHPIEDVAPFRPFIVKLARTGCAWWTIELQSPAHAQDTRALLLKELAAISSPACSNQHPSEPPASRRMNSNHASCCPCPTNAC from the coding sequence ATGAACCATTTCCCGGCTTTGGCCTTTACCGCGGACGCCTCGGACCCGGCTTCCAGGCTGCGCTGGGTTAGCGAGCAGGCCGAGGCGGTGGAGTTTTCTCCGGACCCGGAGCGGCTGGACCGGCTTCCGGAAATGGTTCGGCCTTTCTTGACCGCCGGTCTTTCCGTCCGATACCACACCAGATATTTCGAGCATGAACTGGGACACGCCGATCCGGTCCGGGCCGGTCAGGCCCTGGAGGCGCACGTGCGCACCCTGCGGGCCATGTCCGGACTGGGGGAGCCCGCGGTCACGGTGCATACCGGGCTTGACCCGCATCAGCCGGCGCATGAGCCGACCTTCGTGGAGAACCTGGCCCGGCTGGTGGAATGTGGAAGGGGGCTGGGCATCAAAGTCTGCCTGGAGAACCTGCGGCGCGGGCCTTCCAGCGATCCGGCGAACGTACTGCGGTGGGCCAAGGCCTCCGGGGCGATGATCACCCTGGACGTCGGTCACGCCCTGGGCTCGGAAGCCGCGCTAAGCGGCCGTTGTCCCGCGGAAAGGTTCGTGGATATCTTCGCGGATCGGCTGTTCGCGGTTCACATCTACGGTCGCGAAGACGACCAGGGCCATCACCCCATCGAGGACGTCGCTCCGTTCAGGCCGTTCATCGTCAAGCTCGCTCGAACCGGGTGCGCCTGGTGGACCATCGAATTGCAAAGCCCGGCGCACGCTCAGGACACCCGTGCCTTGCTCCTGAAGGAACTGGCGGCCATCTCCTCTCCGGCCTGCTCAAACCAGCACCCATCCGAACCTCCCGCTTCCCGTCGCATGAACTCAAACCACGCCTCTTGTTGCCCATGCCCGACAAATGCCTGTTGA
- a CDS encoding alkaline phosphatase family protein — protein sequence MPDKCLLIVLDGLGDRSHEVLDWRTPLQASYTPHLDRLARNGANGLYHAGTLGEALPSETAHFAIFGYDRKEFPGRGPLEALGAGVDLSRDEVAILAHFAALEERDGCLALVRDVPQVEEEEVAALIRAVDMWEQDGIRVRYVPVKGVFGVLVLSGDVSPDITDTGPMRDGRFLSDVLPLVSKHARRAGPDGPDGTDGAESDEVRARRTANVLRAYLLHVWRTLREHPLNARRRGAGLPPVTGLVTQRAGRLCPVQPFSRRFGLRGLSIASGAVFRGLARYLGMDWQAPRDTGNLQADFAHDLAAVPGLFDRYDFIHLHTKAPDEAAHAKDPLLKKSVIEALDQALGNVEDSLLKDPDLLVVVTADHSTPSSGNMIHSGEPVPLLFHGNGVRRDMVDRFDEIHAASGCLGGVRGRELLRLALNHLDMARLEGIRDTPDECLYWPGDYQPLPVR from the coding sequence ATGCCCGACAAATGCCTGTTGATCGTTCTGGACGGACTGGGGGATCGCTCCCATGAGGTCCTGGATTGGCGAACCCCGCTCCAGGCCTCCTACACGCCGCATCTGGACCGCCTGGCCCGAAACGGTGCCAACGGCCTGTACCACGCCGGCACCCTGGGCGAGGCTCTGCCCAGCGAAACCGCGCATTTTGCAATATTCGGTTATGATCGGAAGGAGTTTCCCGGGCGAGGGCCCCTGGAAGCCTTGGGTGCCGGGGTGGATTTATCCCGGGACGAAGTCGCCATCCTGGCGCACTTCGCGGCCCTGGAAGAGCGGGACGGCTGCCTGGCTCTGGTCCGGGACGTGCCCCAGGTCGAGGAAGAGGAGGTCGCCGCCCTGATTCGGGCGGTGGACATGTGGGAACAGGACGGCATCCGGGTTCGGTACGTCCCGGTCAAGGGCGTGTTCGGCGTGCTGGTGCTTTCCGGCGATGTTTCTCCGGACATCACGGACACCGGGCCAATGCGCGACGGCCGGTTCCTGTCGGACGTGCTGCCCTTGGTCTCGAAACATGCCAGGAGAGCAGGACCGGATGGGCCAGATGGGACGGATGGGGCGGAGAGCGATGAGGTTCGGGCCCGGAGGACGGCCAATGTGTTGCGGGCCTACCTTCTGCACGTTTGGCGCACCTTGCGGGAGCATCCGCTGAATGCCCGGCGCAGGGGGGCCGGGCTGCCGCCCGTCACGGGACTGGTCACCCAGCGCGCGGGAAGATTGTGTCCGGTGCAGCCGTTTTCCCGACGTTTCGGCCTGCGCGGCCTGAGCATCGCTTCGGGCGCGGTGTTTCGCGGATTGGCCCGGTATCTGGGCATGGATTGGCAAGCGCCGCGAGACACCGGCAATTTGCAGGCGGACTTTGCCCATGATCTGGCCGCCGTGCCTGGGCTTTTCGACCGGTACGACTTCATTCATCTGCACACCAAGGCCCCGGATGAGGCGGCCCATGCCAAGGATCCCCTGCTCAAGAAATCGGTGATCGAAGCCCTGGATCAGGCTTTGGGGAACGTTGAGGATTCCTTGCTGAAAGATCCGGACCTGTTGGTGGTGGTCACCGCGGATCACTCCACCCCCAGTTCCGGAAACATGATTCACTCCGGCGAGCCGGTCCCCTTGCTGTTCCACGGAAACGGGGTCCGGCGGGACATGGTGGATCGCTTCGATGAGATCCACGCCGCGTCGGGATGCCTGGGCGGGGTCCGTGGGCGGGAACTGCTTCGGCTGGCCCTGAATCACCTGGACATGGCCCGCCTGGAGGGGATCCGGGACACCCCGGATGAGTGCCTGTATTGGCCCGGAGACTACCAGCCCTTGCCAGTCCGTTGA
- a CDS encoding nicotinate-nucleotide adenylyltransferase — protein sequence MYDIGVIHGRFQVPHNDHLKYLLVGKALCRHLIVGITNPDPSLTVDTASDRKRSSALANPLTYYERLVILRDVLLEAGINQTRTTIVPLPITHPELYRHYVPLDAVFLLSICDDWGRHKLSQFQALGLRTHVLWDVPPDQKGISGTEVRQAMIDDHPWEHLTPAATVRHCRAWNIAERLRTIRNVE from the coding sequence ATGTACGACATCGGCGTGATTCACGGGCGATTCCAGGTGCCCCACAACGACCACCTCAAATACCTGTTGGTCGGCAAGGCGCTGTGCCGTCACCTGATCGTGGGCATCACCAACCCGGACCCCAGCCTGACCGTCGATACGGCTTCGGACCGCAAGCGTTCCAGCGCCCTGGCCAATCCCCTGACCTATTACGAGCGCTTGGTCATTCTGCGCGACGTCCTCTTGGAAGCTGGCATCAACCAGACGCGGACGACCATCGTCCCCCTGCCCATCACCCACCCCGAACTCTACCGCCACTACGTTCCCCTGGACGCGGTCTTTCTGCTTTCCATCTGCGACGACTGGGGCCGCCACAAACTGAGCCAGTTCCAGGCCCTGGGCCTGCGAACCCACGTTCTTTGGGACGTTCCCCCGGACCAGAAAGGCATCAGCGGCACGGAAGTCCGCCAGGCCATGATCGACGACCACCCCTGGGAACACCTGACCCCGGCGGCCACGGTCCGGCACTGCCGGGCCTGGAACATCGCCGAAAGATTGCGAACGATCCGGAATGTTGAATGA